From a single Anaerolineales bacterium genomic region:
- a CDS encoding ATP-binding protein codes for MTQRFQITRAAELESLQVFRGFITECCARYDIPNDTVLDLKLAVDEACTNIIEHGYKDMDPGSIILFFRIESDRILVQITDFGHVFEPADAPKPDVEAALEDRPLGGLGLFLIYQTMDNIDYQSSDDGNTLTFTKYINREIHP; via the coding sequence ATGACCCAACGCTTTCAGATCACCCGCGCCGCCGAACTCGAATCGCTTCAGGTCTTCCGGGGGTTCATCACCGAATGTTGCGCCAGATATGACATCCCGAACGATACCGTATTGGATTTGAAACTGGCAGTGGATGAAGCCTGTACCAACATTATCGAACATGGATACAAAGACATGGATCCCGGCTCGATCATTCTTTTCTTCCGCATCGAATCGGACCGCATTCTGGTCCAGATCACAGACTTTGGTCATGTCTTTGAGCCTGCCGACGCCCCCAAACCGGATGTGGAAGCTGCGCTTGAAGATCGTCCCTTGGGCGGGCTGGGCTTGTTCCTGATTTACCAGACAATGGATAATATTGACTATCAATCTTCCGATGACGGCAACACGCTGACATTTACAAAATACATAAACCGGGAGATTCATCCCTGA
- a CDS encoding histidine kinase N-terminal 7TM domain-containing protein — MQFQTNPYLIWQVIPGMVLFGVALYVQSRPVKKRESGAFTWMMLGGSFWAFANAIQLVTPDMGWQLFWNRLTYAGIMVVPTAWFLFSVNLTGFLRRNVGKFERYFYIPPAFLYLVLLTSGWHKLFFVSFEPVSVGGYVTLENHYGPIFYAHTAYSYLLMIAGIVLLGWSLITDFRKYGAQAYGLIIGVLAPLLGNVYYLFGPIPLGFPDPTPIIFTVTGAAFAWTVFSGKMLEVVPLAHDVIVRKLSTGILILDLEKNILDMNPAARDILGLSSGFYLNEAFVKVFRNRPEIVNAILSSLERSSNNGHELQITIPQTHRTFDVLVSRIEDVGNTNAGWIIQFSDVSERKQAESNLETTKKTLESVLDTLQEGYFEADPAGVVTYSNVAFTRNLGFLSKEDVVGKHFRHFTDRKAIREIAEIFNSVMRSKEPSEAFRYDYRTKDGRIYNAEGTVTPIIENGKVIGTRGVMRDITDRVAAEDELLKAKQVIETRAEELAAINRIAMIVNQSLNLRDILQALCIELTRIFPIRNAGIGLLRAREEHLEIVAFHAIDPQEPSALGLTLPFEGNTSSQEVIQKKKTVVIQDAQSDPRTMSVADVSRARGTKAIMIVPLLTRGEAIGTIGMPARDPDHVFTAGEISLAETIASQVAVVIDNARLHAETEQALDVAERDLEIGRQIQSGFFPEKLPEMPGWELAAHFHAARQVAGDFYDVFRFKDTNFTAFVIADVCDKGVGAALFMVLFRSLLRAYSGTDVDKDNVRERLLEIILNTNNFIAEFHGKSNMFATLFFGILDSDNGDLYYVNGGHEPPVILDKGGAQVQRLMPTGPAVGLFQDMEFQVEKVHLNEGDLLVGFTDGTTDAKNAVGEQFSEERLLQTISAPWTSTFSMIFELNTEIKRHIGNQAQFDDITLIAFRRKAASDRGDHAICRPAKMEVLGELREFVETAAIHYGLAHDDVFSFKIAVDELCANIIGYGFENSEMGLISLSFDVADDRARLIIRDNGKFFSPDQARRPDLEADWDDRQIGGLGIYFVKELMDDVTYNKFDENVNQFILEKKIQIKP; from the coding sequence ATGCAGTTTCAAACAAACCCATACCTGATCTGGCAGGTGATTCCCGGAATGGTCCTGTTTGGGGTCGCTCTGTATGTTCAGAGCCGCCCGGTCAAGAAGCGTGAATCAGGTGCTTTTACATGGATGATGCTTGGCGGTTCGTTTTGGGCGTTTGCGAATGCGATCCAATTAGTCACGCCGGACATGGGGTGGCAATTATTCTGGAACAGATTGACCTATGCGGGCATCATGGTTGTGCCGACGGCGTGGTTCCTGTTTTCTGTCAACCTGACCGGTTTTCTGCGCAGAAATGTCGGGAAGTTCGAAAGATATTTTTACATCCCGCCAGCGTTTTTGTACCTGGTGCTTCTTACAAGCGGATGGCATAAACTGTTTTTTGTTTCATTTGAGCCGGTGTCTGTCGGCGGATATGTAACCCTGGAAAATCACTACGGTCCCATATTCTATGCCCACACCGCTTATTCCTACCTGTTGATGATCGCAGGGATTGTCCTATTGGGCTGGTCTTTGATCACAGATTTCAGGAAGTATGGCGCACAGGCATACGGATTGATCATTGGCGTGCTCGCTCCCTTGCTGGGGAATGTCTACTATCTATTTGGTCCGATCCCTCTTGGTTTTCCAGACCCCACACCGATCATATTCACGGTCACCGGCGCGGCGTTTGCGTGGACGGTCTTTAGTGGGAAGATGCTGGAAGTGGTGCCGCTGGCGCATGATGTCATTGTGCGCAAACTATCCACCGGTATTTTGATCCTGGATCTTGAGAAGAATATTCTTGATATGAACCCGGCGGCAAGGGATATTCTGGGGCTTTCATCAGGTTTTTATCTTAACGAAGCCTTTGTGAAGGTGTTCAGGAATCGCCCCGAAATTGTGAATGCGATCCTTTCGTCATTGGAACGATCCTCAAATAACGGACACGAACTGCAGATAACGATCCCGCAGACACATCGGACCTTCGACGTGCTTGTATCCCGCATCGAGGATGTCGGGAATACCAATGCAGGCTGGATCATCCAATTCAGCGATGTCAGCGAGAGGAAACAGGCGGAATCGAATCTTGAAACGACAAAGAAGACGCTTGAATCTGTTCTGGACACCCTTCAAGAGGGGTATTTCGAGGCGGATCCAGCTGGGGTGGTCACGTACAGTAATGTTGCCTTTACCCGGAATTTGGGCTTTTTATCCAAGGAAGATGTTGTTGGCAAACATTTCCGTCATTTTACAGACCGGAAGGCGATTCGTGAGATCGCTGAGATATTCAACAGCGTGATGAGATCCAAGGAGCCCTCCGAGGCGTTCCGTTACGACTACCGCACAAAAGACGGCCGGATTTACAATGCCGAAGGTACGGTTACGCCCATTATCGAGAACGGGAAGGTGATCGGTACAAGAGGGGTGATGCGTGACATCACCGACAGGGTGGCGGCTGAGGATGAACTTCTCAAGGCAAAGCAGGTCATCGAAACACGGGCGGAGGAACTGGCGGCGATCAACCGCATTGCAATGATCGTCAACCAGTCCCTGAACTTGAGGGATATTTTGCAGGCATTATGTATAGAACTTACCAGAATATTCCCGATCCGCAATGCGGGTATCGGCTTGTTGAGGGCTCGAGAGGAGCATTTGGAGATTGTTGCCTTCCACGCCATTGATCCGCAGGAGCCCAGCGCATTGGGGTTGACCTTGCCATTTGAAGGGAATACTTCATCACAGGAGGTCATTCAAAAGAAAAAGACCGTTGTGATTCAGGATGCCCAGAGCGACCCGCGCACAATGTCCGTTGCGGATGTGTCCAGGGCGCGCGGCACGAAGGCGATCATGATTGTTCCGTTGTTGACACGCGGCGAGGCGATCGGCACGATCGGCATGCCGGCTAGAGATCCTGACCATGTTTTTACTGCCGGTGAGATCTCGCTTGCGGAGACCATTGCCAGTCAGGTGGCGGTCGTGATCGATAACGCACGGTTGCACGCCGAGACGGAACAGGCGCTGGATGTTGCAGAACGCGACCTGGAAATCGGGCGGCAGATCCAATCCGGTTTTTTCCCCGAGAAGCTGCCGGAAATGCCGGGCTGGGAGCTTGCCGCACATTTTCACGCAGCCCGGCAGGTGGCTGGAGATTTCTACGACGTCTTTCGTTTCAAAGATACGAACTTTACCGCCTTTGTCATCGCCGACGTGTGCGATAAGGGTGTTGGCGCGGCGCTGTTCATGGTGCTGTTCCGCAGTTTGTTGAGGGCATACAGCGGAACGGATGTTGACAAAGATAATGTCCGTGAGCGGCTTTTGGAGATCATTCTTAATACGAACAATTTCATCGCGGAATTTCACGGCAAATCCAATATGTTTGCCACCTTGTTCTTTGGAATTCTCGACTCGGATAACGGTGATTTGTACTACGTGAATGGAGGGCATGAGCCTCCCGTCATTTTGGATAAGGGCGGCGCACAGGTTCAACGCCTGATGCCAACCGGTCCGGCAGTGGGTCTTTTTCAAGATATGGAATTCCAAGTGGAAAAGGTTCACCTTAATGAAGGGGATTTGCTGGTCGGGTTTACTGACGGGACGACCGATGCCAAGAATGCGGTTGGCGAGCAGTTTTCCGAAGAGCGTCTCCTCCAGACCATCTCTGCTCCCTGGACGTCCACCTTCAGTATGATCTTTGAATTGAATACGGAAATAAAACGACATATCGGCAATCAGGCGCAATTCGACGATATTACTTTGATCGCCTTCCGGCGCAAGGCGGCATCGGACAGGGGCGATCATGCGATTTGCCGTCCTGCGAAAATGGAAGTTCTTGGCGAACTGCGTGAGTTTGTCGAGACCGCCGCGATTCATTATGGATTAGCGCATGACGATGTCTTTTCGTTCAAGATCGCAGTGGATGAGCTTTGCGCCAACATCATCGGGTATGGGTTTGAAAACTCTGAAATGGGCTTGATCTCCCTTTCCTTTGATGTCGCGGATGACAGGGCGCGGCTCATCATTCGGGACAATGGAAAGTTCTTTTCGCCGGATCAGGCTCGACGTCCGGACCTTGAGGCGGATTGGGATGACAGGCAGATCGGCGGCTTGGGTATTTACTTCGTCAAAGAATTGATGGATGATGTCACGTATAATAAGTTCGATGAAAACGTGAATCAATTCATCCTTGAGAAAAAGATCCAGATCAAACCTTAA
- a CDS encoding STAS domain-containing protein, translated as MEIHDRQVGGVTVLSLKGSIDAMTAPKITEFIQGQVAKGNIKLVADLEGVDYTSSAGLRVLLGAIKDTRSQGGDLRLAGVQPDVLKVLSLSGFTNILKMFDNVDAAVASYS; from the coding sequence ATGGAAATTCATGACAGGCAGGTCGGCGGCGTTACGGTTCTTTCGCTGAAGGGCAGCATCGATGCGATGACTGCTCCGAAGATCACTGAGTTTATTCAGGGACAGGTCGCAAAGGGAAACATCAAACTCGTGGCAGACCTTGAAGGCGTGGATTACACTAGCAGCGCGGGTCTGCGTGTGCTGCTGGGAGCCATTAAGGATACGCGCTCGCAGGGCGGTGATCTGCGCCTTGCTGGTGTTCAACCTGATGTGTTGAAGGTGTTGAGTTTGAGCGGCTTTACCAACATCTTGAAAATGTTCGACAATGTGGATGCCGCGGTAGCCAGCTATTCGTAA
- a CDS encoding patatin-like phospholipase family protein — translation MTEKREAPRVALVIGSGSVKCAAALGLMRVFDREQIAVDMVIGCSGGSIYASLIALGWSVDRATDATLSMWTREVTGKRSMRAILQIVAPKLFHFDETFGLIDDRLINRRLREGYQDATFADARIPLYVTATDFYTGEQVVISEGAIAEAVRASIAIPYIFPPYKLNGRFLIDGYQSDPLPIGVAIKEGADIIIAMGFESPYQEQVTSLMRYNFQISSMTSNNLLKTNYSFHNLAHHSEIVPILPEFKHRVKLFDTDKLPYVIEEGERAAEKELPYIKKLLGR, via the coding sequence ATGACAGAGAAAAGGGAAGCACCGCGTGTTGCTCTTGTGATCGGATCGGGCAGTGTCAAATGTGCGGCGGCATTGGGATTGATGCGGGTATTTGACCGCGAACAGATCGCGGTGGACATGGTGATCGGCTGTTCGGGCGGCTCGATCTACGCTTCGCTCATCGCTTTGGGCTGGTCTGTGGACCGGGCAACCGATGCAACTCTCAGCATGTGGACGCGCGAAGTGACCGGGAAGCGCAGTATGCGCGCGATCCTGCAGATCGTGGCGCCGAAACTTTTTCATTTCGATGAGACGTTCGGGCTGATCGACGACCGCCTGATCAACCGCCGCCTGCGTGAAGGGTATCAAGATGCGACCTTCGCCGACGCGCGGATTCCGCTGTATGTGACGGCGACGGATTTTTACACCGGCGAGCAGGTGGTCATCTCGGAGGGGGCGATCGCGGAAGCGGTCCGCGCCAGCATTGCCATCCCGTACATCTTCCCGCCGTACAAATTGAACGGGCGTTTTCTCATAGATGGTTATCAAAGCGACCCGTTGCCCATCGGCGTGGCGATCAAAGAAGGTGCGGACATCATCATTGCGATGGGCTTTGAAAGTCCGTATCAGGAACAGGTCACGTCATTGATGCGCTACAACTTCCAGATCAGCAGTATGACATCGAATAACCTGCTCAAGACCAATTATTCGTTCCATAACCTTGCGCATCACTCCGAGATCGTGCCCATCCTGCCGGAGTTCAAGCATCGCGTCAAATTATTCGATACGGACAAACTGCCCTATGTGATCGAAGAGGGCGAACGCGCGGCGGAAAAGGAATTGCCGTACATCAAGAAACTGCTGGGCAGATGA
- a CDS encoding patatin-like phospholipase family protein, whose protein sequence is MNTKKRISLVIGSGGVKCAAAIGLWQVLQEADIQVDSVVGCSGGSMYGALIANDLSGEQMLEWSSLLWTKDVMQGYTESLKASKDGSLRFTERSGLVDDSFLNNNLQKVYGKWNFSDLKLPLKVVATDFLTGEKVTLSEGNVFDAIRASVAIPIIFPPWEVDGRLLIDGAASDPLPIDVAIQDGADIIIAMGFTLDFRARFRSMTAVQEHLNSIYMNNILTSTYSFYNLAHHAEIFPVIPEFDGSVSMFDVDKLPDVVERGEQAARKQLPHIKKLLASL, encoded by the coding sequence ATGAATACAAAGAAACGGATCTCGCTTGTGATCGGCTCTGGCGGCGTCAAATGCGCAGCGGCGATCGGGCTTTGGCAGGTGCTTCAGGAAGCAGACATTCAAGTGGACAGCGTGGTGGGGTGCAGCGGCGGCAGTATGTACGGCGCGTTGATCGCAAACGACCTGAGCGGGGAGCAAATGCTGGAATGGTCCAGCCTGTTGTGGACCAAGGATGTGATGCAGGGATACACGGAAAGCCTGAAAGCCAGCAAGGATGGCAGTCTGCGTTTTACCGAGCGCAGCGGCTTGGTGGATGATTCGTTCCTGAACAATAACCTTCAAAAGGTTTACGGGAAATGGAATTTTTCGGATCTGAAACTGCCCCTCAAGGTGGTCGCCACCGACTTTCTCACAGGTGAAAAGGTGACGCTCTCCGAAGGGAACGTTTTTGATGCGATCCGCGCCAGTGTGGCGATCCCCATCATCTTTCCGCCCTGGGAGGTGGATGGACGCTTGCTGATCGACGGTGCTGCTTCAGACCCTCTGCCCATTGATGTGGCGATCCAGGACGGCGCGGACATTATCATTGCGATGGGCTTCACGCTCGATTTCCGCGCCCGCTTCCGTTCAATGACCGCCGTGCAGGAACACTTGAACAGTATTTATATGAACAACATCCTGACTTCGACCTACTCGTTTTACAATCTGGCGCATCATGCCGAGATCTTCCCGGTCATTCCGGAGTTCGATGGTTCGGTGTCCATGTTCGATGTGGATAAGCTTCCCGACGTGGTCGAACGCGGCGAGCAAGCCGCGCGCAAGCAGTTGCCGCATATCAAAAAATTGCTGGCGAGTTTGTGA
- the arsM gene encoding arsenite methyltransferase, whose translation MTQSPTPIHETVREHYAERIKSSASCCGPEACCDTSNNLYPADLLTTVPTDVSSTSYGCGDPITLASLQPGQTVLDLGSGAGLDCLLAAQKVGPEGRVIGVDMTPEMIERAQKNAERVNAANVEFRQGYLEDLPVENDTVDVIISNCVINLSPDKEKVFSEAFRVLAPGGKLAVSDIVTDGELPEAVRQSLAAWAGCVAGAVQAKDYIAMMESVGFTDISIKPVFFDKETVDSALDDMKLDVKEYPREAVYKTVYSAKITAYKPA comes from the coding sequence ATGACCCAATCCCCCACTCCCATCCATGAGACCGTCCGTGAGCACTACGCCGAGCGGATCAAGAGCAGCGCTTCCTGTTGCGGACCCGAAGCCTGCTGCGACACCTCCAATAATCTCTACCCCGCAGATCTGCTCACTACCGTCCCTACGGACGTATCCAGCACCAGTTACGGCTGCGGTGACCCGATCACGCTTGCCTCCCTGCAACCCGGGCAAACCGTGCTTGACCTCGGTTCCGGCGCAGGGCTCGACTGTCTATTGGCGGCACAGAAAGTCGGTCCGGAAGGACGCGTGATCGGCGTGGACATGACCCCCGAAATGATCGAACGCGCCCAAAAGAACGCGGAGCGCGTCAACGCCGCGAACGTCGAATTCCGTCAGGGCTATCTCGAAGACCTGCCCGTGGAAAACGACACCGTGGATGTCATCATCTCGAACTGTGTCATCAATCTCTCACCCGACAAGGAAAAGGTCTTCAGCGAAGCCTTCCGCGTGCTGGCGCCGGGCGGTAAACTGGCTGTCTCCGATATTGTGACCGACGGCGAACTGCCCGAGGCGGTCCGTCAGAGTCTCGCGGCATGGGCGGGATGCGTGGCGGGCGCGGTGCAGGCAAAGGATTACATCGCCATGATGGAATCGGTCGGTTTCACGGATATTTCCATCAAGCCGGTCTTCTTCGACAAGGAAACCGTGGACAGCGCGCTGGATGACATGAAACTGGATGTGAAAGAGTATCCACGGGAGGCTGTTTACAAAACCGTGTACAGCGCAAAGATCACAGCCTATAAACCCGCATAA
- a CDS encoding metalloregulator ArsR/SmtB family transcription factor produces the protein MKFDPVLFAKAISDETRQKIMNICCCASLSVNEIVEKLDVSQPTVSHHLAILREAGLVTTREEGKQTFYSLNQERVAYCCGQLMVKFAPETNTTENFLKVINNA, from the coding sequence ATGAAATTTGACCCTGTCCTATTCGCCAAAGCCATCTCGGATGAGACCCGCCAGAAGATCATGAATATCTGCTGTTGCGCCTCGCTGTCCGTTAATGAGATCGTGGAAAAGCTGGATGTCTCACAGCCCACCGTCTCGCACCACCTCGCCATTCTGCGCGAAGCAGGCTTGGTAACAACACGCGAGGAAGGCAAGCAAACCTTTTACTCGCTCAATCAGGAGCGCGTCGCATACTGCTGCGGTCAACTGATGGTCAAGTTCGCGCCCGAAACCAACACCACCGAGAATTTTCTCAAGGTCATCAACAACGCCTAA
- the pepF gene encoding oligoendopeptidase F, whose amino-acid sequence MPTPLPRSKVKKNQTWNSESVFASPEAFDAAVTSLLKSLEQVKKYQGHLGDSPDVFIEAMQYMDALAQRAMKVQVYATMSSAVDTADQTGAAMGGKAMSALAQVGAATSFVDPELLSIGEAKLRQWLAENEFMGMYEHYINDLFRRQAHVRDAEVEELLGMLRDPFGTVRNTANMLANADFQFKPAKDSKGKKVMLTQSTFDAILNTSDRKARQTAFENYTDKYLEFKNTLGSNLAASIKQNVFNMKVRKFNTSLEATLFNGNVPVEMFHNLLNIFKKNLPLWHKYWRIRRKALGVKVLHPYDIWAPLTKKAPKVSFEKAVDWISDGLEPMGNDYVNIMRKGCLEERWVDWSPNAGKRQGAFSTRVPSDTHPFILMSYTDDVGSMSTLAHELGHSMHAYYSSREQPMIYYLYPSIVAETASNFHQAMTRAHLLKSNPDKYFQTALLEEAMDNFHRYFFIMPTLARFELETHQRVEKGQPLTADFMVELMADLFSEGYGGEMNVDRQRVGITWGTFTTHLYIDYYSFQYAIGISAANAIAKRILDGVPNAAQDHIEFLKAGSSKAPMDVYKVAGIDMTSTQPIEDAFAVLEEYVDRLGVLTAKK is encoded by the coding sequence ATGCCTACCCCCCTTCCCCGCTCCAAAGTAAAAAAGAACCAAACCTGGAATTCGGAAAGCGTCTTCGCTTCACCCGAAGCGTTCGACGCCGCAGTAACGAGCCTGCTCAAAAGTCTTGAACAGGTAAAGAAGTATCAGGGGCACCTTGGCGACAGCCCCGACGTGTTCATCGAAGCCATGCAATACATGGATGCGCTCGCCCAGCGCGCCATGAAGGTGCAGGTCTATGCCACCATGTCCAGCGCGGTGGATACGGCTGACCAGACAGGCGCGGCAATGGGCGGCAAAGCCATGTCCGCGCTGGCTCAGGTGGGAGCCGCCACCTCCTTTGTGGACCCGGAACTGTTGTCGATTGGCGAGGCGAAGTTACGTCAATGGCTGGCGGAAAACGAGTTCATGGGCATGTACGAGCACTACATCAACGACCTGTTCCGCAGGCAGGCGCACGTCCGCGATGCGGAGGTGGAGGAACTGCTCGGCATGTTGCGCGATCCGTTCGGGACGGTCCGCAACACCGCGAACATGCTGGCGAACGCCGACTTCCAGTTCAAGCCTGCCAAAGACAGCAAAGGTAAAAAGGTCATGCTGACCCAAAGTACCTTTGACGCGATCCTGAACACTTCCGACCGCAAGGCGCGTCAGACCGCCTTTGAAAATTACACTGACAAATATCTCGAGTTCAAGAACACGCTCGGCAGCAACCTTGCCGCCTCCATCAAACAGAACGTCTTCAACATGAAGGTGCGCAAATTCAACACATCACTGGAGGCGACGCTCTTCAACGGCAACGTGCCGGTCGAGATGTTCCACAACTTGCTGAATATCTTCAAAAAGAACCTGCCGCTCTGGCACAAATACTGGCGTATCCGCCGCAAGGCGCTGGGCGTCAAGGTCCTGCATCCTTATGACATTTGGGCGCCGCTGACCAAGAAAGCCCCCAAGGTCTCGTTCGAGAAAGCCGTGGACTGGATCAGTGACGGGCTGGAGCCGATGGGCAATGACTATGTCAATATCATGCGCAAAGGCTGTCTCGAAGAGCGCTGGGTGGACTGGTCGCCCAATGCGGGCAAACGCCAGGGAGCCTTCTCCACGCGCGTCCCCAGTGACACACATCCCTTCATTCTGATGAGCTACACGGATGATGTCGGCAGCATGAGCACGCTGGCGCACGAGCTCGGTCACTCGATGCACGCCTATTACTCCAGCCGCGAACAGCCGATGATCTACTACCTGTATCCCTCCATCGTAGCGGAGACCGCCTCGAACTTCCATCAAGCCATGACCCGCGCCCATTTGTTGAAGTCCAACCCTGACAAGTATTTCCAGACCGCCCTGCTCGAAGAGGCGATGGACAACTTCCACCGCTACTTCTTCATCATGCCCACGCTGGCGCGCTTCGAACTGGAAACACACCAGCGCGTCGAAAAGGGACAGCCGCTCACCGCCGATTTCATGGTCGAGTTAATGGCAGACCTGTTCAGCGAAGGCTACGGCGGCGAAATGAACGTGGACCGCCAGCGCGTCGGCATCACTTGGGGCACGTTCACCACGCATCTCTACATCGACTATTACTCGTTCCAATACGCCATCGGCATCTCCGCCGCGAACGCCATCGCCAAACGTATTCTGGACGGCGTCCCCAATGCCGCGCAGGATCACATCGAATTCCTGAAGGCTGGCTCGTCCAAAGCCCCGATGGACGTGTATAAGGTCGCCGGGATCGACATGACCAGCACCCAGCCCATTGAAGACGCCTTTGCGGTTCTCGAAGAGTACGTGGACCGTCTCGGCGTGCTGACGGCGAAAAAATAA
- a CDS encoding GNAT family N-acetyltransferase, which yields MYEQNHGIFLVVLDDDRLVGTGALKRMDPSTAELKRLWLLEEYQGRGIGYQVVMRLFTFAREKGYSSIRLQTGSEQTRAITFYKKLGFHEIECYNDKTDEISMEILLSP from the coding sequence ATCTATGAACAAAATCACGGCATATTCCTCGTGGTGCTCGATGATGACAGGCTGGTCGGCACCGGCGCCCTCAAACGCATGGACCCGTCCACTGCCGAATTGAAACGTCTCTGGCTGTTGGAGGAATACCAGGGTCGCGGAATCGGTTATCAGGTAGTGATGAGGCTGTTCACTTTTGCAAGGGAAAAAGGCTACTCGTCCATCCGTCTGCAAACCGGCTCGGAACAAACCCGCGCCATCACCTTTTATAAGAAACTTGGCTTCCATGAAATCGAATGCTACAACGACAAAACCGATGAAATCTCCATGGAGATCCTGTTGAGCCCCTGA
- a CDS encoding GAF domain-containing protein, which yields MTSAQLIWMAGLFVGSITLNTGLLKVITDDKIERPNLVGFFINLLLSLVGAFFGYILIGVLLSVAFVLFNVFSYIVIFFIVKKRDIKAVKFGETLLATFKRIDLQISFILSEINNSKEIGLDTDFARPVRRTLRYIISELPYALGLDGSHETLISVLIPSNNKFKVVAYYGLENFVVAKMEDLFRYGPDAVSIAGHAMNQRTTVIINDLSDDNNQDVRRWVRVWDESKTGSILAYPIIRGVGSNEAEPMAVICVTSRKKNAFDTISSTDLLNYFAPKIEILQNCMDLTAKINGE from the coding sequence ATGACTTCTGCTCAATTAATTTGGATGGCTGGGTTGTTTGTTGGGAGCATTACCTTAAATACTGGACTGCTTAAAGTTATAACAGATGACAAAATTGAACGCCCTAATCTTGTGGGCTTTTTTATAAATTTACTTTTATCTTTAGTTGGAGCGTTTTTTGGGTATATATTAATTGGTGTTCTTCTCTCAGTTGCATTTGTTTTGTTCAATGTTTTTTCTTATATTGTAATTTTTTTTATTGTTAAAAAACGCGATATCAAGGCGGTAAAGTTTGGGGAAACTCTTTTGGCTACTTTCAAGAGAATTGATCTTCAGATATCTTTTATTCTGAGCGAAATAAACAATAGCAAAGAAATTGGCTTAGATACCGATTTTGCACGGCCTGTTCGTCGAACACTTCGTTATATAATTAGTGAATTGCCATACGCTTTGGGTTTAGACGGTTCTCATGAGACCCTAATAAGTGTCTTGATTCCTTCTAACAATAAATTTAAGGTTGTAGCTTACTATGGGCTTGAGAATTTTGTTGTTGCTAAAATGGAAGATCTTTTCCGCTATGGTCCTGATGCAGTATCAATTGCTGGACATGCAATGAATCAACGCACGACTGTCATTATTAATGATTTGAGTGATGATAACAATCAGGATGTACGTCGTTGGGTACGGGTTTGGGATGAGTCGAAAACAGGTTCCATACTGGCATACCCGATAATCCGGGGGGTAGGTTCAAATGAGGCTGAACCCATGGCTGTAATTTGCGTAACTTCAAGAAAGAAGAATGCATTTGATACTATTTCCTCTACTGATCTCTTGAACTACTTTGCACCTAAAATTGAGATATTGCAAAATTGTATGGATCTCACCGCCAAAATTAACGGTGAGTAA